A DNA window from Methylocystis heyeri contains the following coding sequences:
- a CDS encoding response regulator, translating into MRSSETSLSVNESRTSVESDGGGASLVGLRILIVEDNPFIAMAVEEMLSEQGLVIGGVANTLEGALRFIKAAPYDLALLDVNIGERKIDPVAEALTLLGTPFVFTTGCGRAGLPEAFRDRPVVEKPFYFEEILQSLRDARTHSGSPRE; encoded by the coding sequence ATGCGCAGCTCGGAGACCTCATTAAGCGTCAACGAATCCCGGACGTCGGTCGAATCCGACGGCGGCGGCGCCTCGCTGGTCGGCCTGCGCATCCTGATCGTCGAAGACAATCCCTTCATCGCCATGGCGGTCGAAGAAATGCTGAGCGAGCAAGGGCTTGTGATAGGAGGCGTGGCGAATACGCTCGAGGGGGCGCTGCGCTTCATCAAGGCCGCGCCTTATGATCTCGCCCTGCTCGACGTTAATATCGGCGAAAGAAAGATTGACCCTGTCGCGGAAGCGTTAACCCTTTTGGGCACGCCTTTCGTCTTCACCACAGGCTGCGGCAGAGCGGGCCTGCCGGAAGCCTTCCGCGACCGCCCCGTGGTCGAAAAGCCCTTTTATTTCGAGGAAATACTCCAGAGCCTGCGCGACGCCCGCACTCATTCCGGAAGTCCTCGCGAATAA
- a CDS encoding DUF423 domain-containing protein: MNRRIYAIALIAALQGAAGVALAAVAAHVDASPTLATASQFLMLHAAAGIGLAALCAASPLARTGLIYATFALQGGVTLFCADLALRATAHGKLFPFAAPIGGSATIAAWLAIAIWAALRLAKKEG, encoded by the coding sequence TTGAACCGGCGGATCTATGCAATTGCTCTCATCGCCGCGCTGCAGGGCGCGGCGGGCGTGGCGCTCGCCGCCGTCGCGGCGCATGTCGACGCCAGCCCCACGCTCGCGACCGCCAGCCAGTTCCTGATGCTGCATGCTGCGGCGGGGATCGGCCTCGCGGCGCTTTGCGCGGCTTCCCCTTTGGCCCGCACAGGGCTGATCTACGCGACCTTCGCCCTTCAGGGCGGCGTCACCCTGTTTTGCGCCGACCTCGCCCTGCGCGCGACCGCACATGGAAAGCTGTTCCCTTTCGCCGCGCCGATCGGCGGCTCGGCGACGATAGCGGCATGGCTCGCCATTGCGATCTGGGCGGCGCTGCGCCTTGCGAAAAAAGAAGGCTGA